DNA sequence from the Halobacterium sp. DL1 genome:
GGCGAACGGGGGCTTTCGAGGTCGTAGCCACCACTCCGTCAGTCTCAGAAGCAACCGCGAAAATCGACAGTACTAGGCCGGATTCGGGTCGCCGTTCGAGTCCGTGTCGCTGATCTTCTGGATGCGGTCGATGCCCTCGATCTCCTCGATGACGTCCGCGACGGTTCCCGGGACCAGGCTCTCCCAGTCGCCGTCCTCGGCCATCCGTCGGCGGATCTCGGTGCCCTCCAGAACCTCTCGGTCGAACATCGGCGACTGCCGGACCTCGATGCCGGCCTCGTTGAACAGGCGGATGACCAGCGGGTTGTTCGAGTACGCCACGTCGAAGTTCGGGCTCATCGACTGGACGTGGCTCACCCAGACGGCGTTCCGGTCCAGGTCCTCGATGGGGACGGCGTACGTCACCAGGTCGAACTCCACGAGCGACTTCGTGATCATCATGATCCGCTCGCCCGCCGTGAACGGGTTCCGGGCGCTGTGTGAGTCGCCCGCGCTCCCGATGCCGACGACGAGTTCGTCGACCTCCGTCGCTATCTGCTCGACGACGCGCTGGTGGCCGTTGTGGTACGGCTGGAAGCGTCCGATGTAGAACCCGCGAGTCATTCCTCTGGTGGACAAACCACTGCAGCGACCATAAGAATGGCGAGTCCGGCAGGTCCGAGTCCGTTACCCTCCGTTTCGAGTCGAACTACGGAATCGCTGTATAGGGCCTGAAAGCGGAGAATACGGCCGACTCGCGGTTTCGCCGAGGGAGAAAGTATATCAGTCGCCCTCCCCTGTTTTCGACTGTCGAAATCACTTCAATGAGTAACGAATCGAACAAGGACAGACCCCTCCACGACGACGACAACTCCGAGGAGGCTCCGGCCCCCGGGCCCGACGAGACCACGGGCGACCTCGAGGACCTCGGGAGCGACGTCGGCGTCGAGGGAGACCTGTCCATCAACGAGGATATCGCCGAGGACGACCTGCTCGGCGGCCTCGAAATCGACGACACGTCGAACATCGAGGTTCCCGACCGACTGGTCGACCAGGTCATCGGCCAGGAGGAGGCACGCGACATCATCCTGCGCGCCGCCAAGCAGCACCGGCACGTGATGATGATCGGCTCCCCCGGGACCGGCAAGTCGCTGCTTGCGAAGGCGATGAGCCACCTCCTCCCGAAGGAGAGCCTGCAGGACGTTCTCGTCTACCACAACCCGGACGACTCCAACGAACCGAAGGTCCGGACGGTTCCCGCCGGGAAAGGCGACCAGATTGTCGACGCGCACAAGGAGGAAGCCCGCAAGCGCAACCAGATGCGGTCGTTCCTGATGTGGATCATCATCCTCATCGTCGTGGGCTACGCGCTGCTGATGGTCAACCAGCCGCTGCTGGGCATCCTCGCGGCCGGCGTCATCTATCTCGTCTTCCGGTACTCCAACCGCGGCAGCGACGCCATGGTGCCGAAGCTCCTCATCAACAACGCCGACCGCAAGATCGCGCCGTTCGAGGACGCCACCGGCGCCCACGCCGGCGCGCTGCTCGGCGACGTCCGCCACGACCCGTTCCAGTCCGGCGGCATGGAGACGCCGAGCCACGACCGCGTCGAGGCCGGCGCCATCCAGAAGGCGCACAAGGGCGTGCTGTTCATCGACGAGATCAACACGCTCGACGTCCGCAGCCAGCAGAAGCTGATGACGGCCATCCAGGAGGGCGAGTTCTCCATCACCGGCCAGTCCGAGCGCTCCTCGGGCGCGATGGTGCAGACCGAACCCGTCCCGTGTGACTTCATCATGGTCGCGTCCGGCAACATGGACGCGATGGAGAACATGCACCCCGCGCTGCGCTCCCGAATTCGGGGGTACGGCTACGAGGTGTACATGGAGGACACTATCGAGGACACCCCGGGGATGCGCCGGAAGTACGCGCGCTTCGTCGCCCAGGAGGTCGAGAAGGACGGCCAGCTCCCGGCCTTCTCCCCCGAGGCGGTCCGCGAGGTCATCCTCGAGGCGAAGCGCCGCTCCGGCCGGAAGGACCACCTCACGCTGAAGCTGCGTGACCTCGGTGGTCTCGTCCGGGTCGCCGGCGACATCGCCCGTTCGCGGGACCACGAACTCACCACGCGGGACGACGTCCTGCAGGCGAAGAAGCGCTCGCGGTCCATCGAACAGCAGGTCGCCGACGACTACATCGAGCGCCGCAAGGAGTACGAGCTGAAAGTCTCCGGCGGCGAGGCGGTCGGCCGCGTCAACGGCCTCGCCGTGATGGGCGGGGACTCCGGCATCATGCTCCCCGTCATGGCCGAGATCACGCCCAAGCAGGGCGAGGGTGGCGAGGTCATCGCCACCGGCCAGCTGAAGGAGATGGCCGAGGAGGCAGTCGACAACGTCTCCGCCATCATCAAGAAGTACAGCGACCAGGACATCTCCCAGAAGGACATCCACATCCAGTTCGTCCAGACGGGCCAGGGCGGCGTCGACGGCGACTCCGCGTCCATCACGGTCGCGACCGCCGTCATCAGCGCCCTGGAGGACATCCCGGTCGCCCAGGACCTCGCGATGACGGGCAGCCTCTCTGTCCGGGGCGACGTGCTCCCGGTCGGTGGCGTCACGCACAAGATCGAGGCCGCCGCGAAGTCCGGCTGCAAGCGGGTCATCATCCCGAAGGCCAACGAGCAGGACGTGATGATCGAGGACGAGTACGAGGAGATGATCGAGGTCATCCCCGTCTCGCACATCAGTGAGGTCCTCGACGTCGCGCTCGTCGGCGAACCCGAGAAGGACTCGCTGGTCGACCGCCTCAAGTCCATCACCGGCAAAGCCCTCGAGGGCGGGGTGGACTCCGGCACGACCGGCGGCAGCCCCAGCCCGCAATAGGACCTTTTTCCTGCGTTCGGCGCGCTTCACGCGCCTCTCTTGCAAAAAGCTACGCTAAAAAGCCGTCACGG
Encoded proteins:
- a CDS encoding nicotinamide-nucleotide adenylyltransferase (catalyzes the formation of NAD+ from nicotinamide ribonucleotide and ATP) yields the protein MTRGFYIGRFQPYHNGHQRVVEQIATEVDELVVGIGSAGDSHSARNPFTAGERIMMITKSLVEFDLVTYAVPIEDLDRNAVWVSHVQSMSPNFDVAYSNNPLVIRLFNEAGIEVRQSPMFDREVLEGTEIRRRMAEDGDWESLVPGTVADVIEEIEGIDRIQKISDTDSNGDPNPA
- a CDS encoding ATPase AAA (membrane bound Lon protease from Thermococcus kodakarensis shows ATP-dependent protease activity towards folded polypeptides), with product MSNESNKDRPLHDDDNSEEAPAPGPDETTGDLEDLGSDVGVEGDLSINEDIAEDDLLGGLEIDDTSNIEVPDRLVDQVIGQEEARDIILRAAKQHRHVMMIGSPGTGKSLLAKAMSHLLPKESLQDVLVYHNPDDSNEPKVRTVPAGKGDQIVDAHKEEARKRNQMRSFLMWIIILIVVGYALLMVNQPLLGILAAGVIYLVFRYSNRGSDAMVPKLLINNADRKIAPFEDATGAHAGALLGDVRHDPFQSGGMETPSHDRVEAGAIQKAHKGVLFIDEINTLDVRSQQKLMTAIQEGEFSITGQSERSSGAMVQTEPVPCDFIMVASGNMDAMENMHPALRSRIRGYGYEVYMEDTIEDTPGMRRKYARFVAQEVEKDGQLPAFSPEAVREVILEAKRRSGRKDHLTLKLRDLGGLVRVAGDIARSRDHELTTRDDVLQAKKRSRSIEQQVADDYIERRKEYELKVSGGEAVGRVNGLAVMGGDSGIMLPVMAEITPKQGEGGEVIATGQLKEMAEEAVDNVSAIIKKYSDQDISQKDIHIQFVQTGQGGVDGDSASITVATAVISALEDIPVAQDLAMTGSLSVRGDVLPVGGVTHKIEAAAKSGCKRVIIPKANEQDVMIEDEYEEMIEVIPVSHISEVLDVALVGEPEKDSLVDRLKSITGKALEGGVDSGTTGGSPSPQ